One Methanobacteriales archaeon HGW-Methanobacteriales-1 DNA window includes the following coding sequences:
- a CDS encoding TIGR00270 family protein — translation MRCEICGKKIIDEPIITKIDGSTMKVCKDCSKFGKIQRPPSKPAHARGPQGTARGRRIPQSRPRRRETTYELLEDYNTIIRQAREKKGWSREDLGRKINEKVSVVSRLETAHMAPDTKLARKIEKILKIDLLEKIEDTTGEEFKANSLKGSTIGDIARIKKH, via the coding sequence ATGAGATGCGAGATTTGCGGGAAAAAAATTATTGATGAACCAATTATTACAAAAATCGACGGATCTACCATGAAAGTTTGCAAAGACTGCTCTAAATTCGGTAAAATCCAGAGACCACCATCCAAACCAGCCCACGCTCGAGGGCCTCAAGGAACAGCACGAGGAAGAAGAATACCTCAAAGCCGCCCTAGAAGAAGAGAAACAACTTACGAGTTACTTGAAGATTATAACACCATTATTAGACAGGCCCGAGAAAAGAAAGGCTGGTCTCGTGAAGATTTAGGAAGAAAAATTAATGAAAAAGTATCTGTGGTTTCTAGATTAGAAACTGCTCATATGGCACCAGACACAAAACTGGCCCGAAAAATTGAGAAAATTCTCAAGATAGATCTTTTAGAAAAAATAGAAGATACTACTGGTGAGGAATTTAAAGCGAATTCCTTAAAAGGATCTACTATTGGAGATATAGCTCGAATTAAAAAACACTAA